The Streptomyces aurantiacus genome includes a region encoding these proteins:
- a CDS encoding CAP domain-containing protein gives MSELVPGGNVPLPDGTLTLRVPGPFDLSALVTDDGGTVRGDGDFVFYNQPAAPGARLSGETLTVDPAALRAGASRVTVVVSPAEPGTPLGRLPAPALLVTGSGGRILARFTPPRPQRETVLLLAEIYRRGTAWKLRALGQGYADGLAGIARDFGVEVSEDSDAGAGTPAGSPGPGAAPGGSGATGSGPSGPATARGAARAALGRLRDAGRAPARGGSGTTATPGTRGSSTGPGPGGPGADGFLRLVNSARGAAGSPPVALDARLTDAARAHAAGMAARGRLDSEGADGLSVHQRVTAGGYAYLTIGEHLVSGPRDAAEFVEYCLSGERSRRTLQDSAFTEAGVACVPDDRSGTLYWTALWARPLTPGGLARTAAEVVALTNAERAAAGLPPLAEDPLLTRAAQAHSADMVARAFYSHTSPDGSEPWHRASAAGSTRRTIGENIACGQRSPAEVVRGWMDSPGHRANILKPAFTHIGVGFAGGGSAGTYWTQLFGA, from the coding sequence ATGAGTGAGTTGGTCCCCGGCGGCAATGTGCCCCTGCCCGATGGCACCCTGACCCTCCGGGTGCCCGGCCCCTTCGACCTGTCGGCGCTCGTCACGGACGACGGCGGCACGGTGCGCGGGGACGGCGACTTCGTCTTCTACAACCAGCCGGCCGCTCCCGGTGCCCGGCTGAGCGGGGAGACCCTCACGGTGGACCCGGCCGCGCTGCGGGCCGGCGCGAGCCGCGTCACCGTCGTCGTCAGTCCCGCCGAGCCCGGCACCCCACTGGGGCGGCTGCCCGCTCCGGCCCTGCTGGTCACCGGCTCGGGCGGCCGGATTCTCGCCCGGTTCACCCCGCCGCGTCCGCAGCGGGAGACCGTGTTGCTGCTCGCCGAGATCTACCGCCGCGGCACCGCCTGGAAGCTGCGCGCCCTGGGCCAGGGGTACGCCGACGGGCTGGCGGGGATCGCCCGGGACTTCGGGGTCGAGGTGAGCGAGGACTCCGACGCGGGAGCGGGCACTCCGGCCGGATCCCCCGGTCCCGGCGCCGCTCCCGGGGGATCGGGTGCCACGGGGTCCGGGCCTTCCGGGCCGGCCACCGCCCGGGGCGCCGCGCGCGCCGCACTGGGAAGGCTCAGGGACGCGGGACGCGCACCGGCACGCGGCGGCTCCGGTACGACGGCGACACCGGGCACTCGCGGCTCGTCCACCGGTCCCGGACCTGGCGGACCCGGCGCCGACGGCTTCCTGCGCCTCGTGAACTCCGCCCGCGGCGCGGCCGGTTCCCCGCCGGTCGCCCTCGACGCCCGTCTGACCGACGCCGCGCGGGCGCACGCCGCGGGGATGGCGGCGCGCGGCCGCCTGGACTCCGAGGGCGCGGACGGGCTCTCCGTCCACCAGCGCGTCACCGCGGGAGGCTACGCGTACCTCACGATCGGCGAGCACCTGGTCTCCGGCCCGCGTGACGCGGCGGAGTTCGTGGAGTACTGCCTCTCGGGCGAGCGGTCCCGGCGGACGCTCCAGGACAGCGCGTTCACCGAGGCGGGCGTGGCCTGTGTGCCCGACGACCGGTCCGGCACGCTCTACTGGACAGCGCTGTGGGCCCGCCCCCTCACCCCTGGTGGCCTGGCCCGGACCGCCGCCGAGGTCGTCGCGCTCACCAACGCCGAGCGGGCCGCGGCCGGCCTGCCGCCACTGGCCGAGGACCCCCTGCTCACCAGGGCGGCACAGGCGCACAGTGCGGACATGGTCGCCCGGGCCTTCTACTCCCACACCTCCCCGGACGGCAGCGAACCCTGGCACCGGGCGTCCGCCGCGGGCAGTACCCGTCGCACCATCGGCGAGAACATAGCCTGCGGCCAGCGCTCCCCCGCCGAGGTCGTACGGGGCTGGATGGACAGCCCCGGGCACCGCGCCAACATCCTCAAGCCCGCCTTCACCCACATAGGCGTCGGCTTCGCGGGCGGCGGCTCGGCGGGCACGTACTGGACACAGCTCTTCGGCGCCTGA